From a single Kryptolebias marmoratus isolate JLee-2015 linkage group LG6, ASM164957v2, whole genome shotgun sequence genomic region:
- the cep97 gene encoding centrosomal protein of 97 kDa isoform X2, whose translation MGVSDLQGDINDGALVDLSDKGMQKLDPSITCSEDTHTLILDRNNIMKLDHLERCPSLQQLSAANNRLVRMMGVSRLTELRVLNLPNNSIGYIEGLRDLPHLKWLNLSGNNIKVVEQLNSCASLQHLDLSDNNISTIGDLTKLAALKTLLLHGNSVTTLRTVPAHLPAHLSILSLAENEIRDLNEVSYLAPLRDLEQLSIMSNPCVMATPSLPAFDYRPYVTSWCLNLKVLDGYVVTQKEGLKAEWLYSQGKGRSYRPGQHVQLVQYLATVCPLTASPALETAEDAKLEKILNKQRFHQRQLLEETRGGCPSPPRPTQLDVERNSPSQCGAQEVKTTPTPLPAAAPSVQEKEPVVQFNTWVSCDSPCPSLPALRGPKPAAEHVRLEDVQTDEDKINSSLLSSESTFLPFAPGLEPQTPHSDSEDETETFEPDSLAPKRPSEPKKHSRNKTDKQEREALQEEVVSVAATAAESGVKHCTSQVESKVSSDFGKAEVKEAPLQRDVGLCVSKSSSMDADKAAVKIQSCWRGHYARCFHPAAREVRGEIRLRRMQEHILFLSDKLDTVQKQYEEERLQRLVQEEAVKFLWKERHILNAACPPSSFSPCSSGSSQWSRRWQPFLRSHLLFFVKQPCPPSPQTHQTPASPSQTPASSQPATTRQLGRTAS comes from the exons ATGGGCGTATCGGACTTACAGGGTGATATAAATGACG GGGCTTTGGTGGATCTTTCAGATAAAGGCATGCAGAAGCTGGACCCCAGTATCACGTGCTCCgaggacacacacactctcatctTGGACCGGAACAACATCATGAAGCTGGACCACCTGGAGCGATGCCCCAGCCTTCAGCAG CTTTCCGCAGCCAATAACCGTCTGGTGAGAATGATGGGGGTGTCCCGGCTGACGGAGCTGAGAGTGCTCAATCTCCCCAATAACAGCATCGGCTACATCGAAGGGCTGCGAGACCTACCTCATCTGAAGTGGCTCAACCTGTCCGGAAACAACATAAAA GTCGTTGAGCAGCTGAACAGCTGTGCATCGCTCCAGCACTTGGACCTGTCTGACAACAACATATCTACCATCGGTGACCTGACTAAACTGGCGGCGTTAAAG ACACTTTTACTCCATGGAAACAGCGTTACAACACTCCGCACTGTTCCTGCTCATCTTCCTGCTCATTTATCCATCCTCTCCCTGGCAGAAAATGAAATAAGGGATCTCAATGAA GTGTCGTATCTGGCGCCTCTTCGGGACCTGGAGCAGCTGTCCATCATGTCCAACCCTTGCGTCATGGCGACGCCCTCACTGCCGGCTTTTGACTATCGACCGTACGTCACGAGTTGGTGCCTGAACCTGAAGGTCCTCGATGGCTATGTGGTGACGCAAAAGGAAGG CCTCAAAGCAGAGTGGCTCTACAGTCAGGGCAAAGGTCGCTCGTACCGACCCGGGCAGCACGTTCAGCTGGTTCAGTACTTGGCCACCGTTTGCCCCCTGACCGCATCTCCAGCCCTGGAGACGGCAGAAGACGCCAAACTAGAGAAGATCCTCAATAAGCAGAG GTTTCATCAACGCCAGCTGTTAGAGGAGACACGAGGAGGCTGTCCCAGTCCTCCTCGGCCAACTCAGCTGGATGTTGAAAGGAACAGTCCCTCTCAGTGTGGAGCCCAGGAGGTGAAAACAACACCTACACCTTTACCAGCCGCTGCTCCATCTGTCCAGGAGAAGG AACCGGTCGTGCAGTTTAACACCTGGGTGAGCTGCGATTCCCCTTGCCCGTCGCTGCCGGCGCTTCGCGGCCCGAAGCCTGCAGCCGAGCACGTTCGCTTGGAGGACGTGCAGACTGACGAGGACAAAATCAACAGCAGCTTGCTTTCCTCGGAGTCCACCTTTCTCCCGTTCGCACCGGGTTTGGAGCCACAGACGCCCCACTCCGACAGCGAAGACGAGACGGAGACGTTTGAACCCGATTCCCTGGCTCCGAAGCGTCCGTCGGAGCCCAAAAAGCACAGCAGAAATAAGACAGATAAACAAGAGAGGGAGGCTCTTCAAGAGGAGGTTGTTTCTGTTGCCGCCACAGCAGCTGAATCAGGGGTCAAGCATTGCACGTCACAAGTCGAGTCAAAAGTGTCCTCCGACTTTGGTAAAGCAGAAGTGAAAGAAGCTCCTCTGCAGCGAGATGTGGGCCTGTGTGTCAGCAAGTCAAGTTCGATGGACGCAGACAAGGCAGCTGTTAAAATCCAGTCCTGCTGGAGGGGGCACTACGCCCGATGTTTTCACCCCGCAGCCAGAGAGGTGCGCGGTGAAATCCGCCTGCGCAGGATGCAGGAACACATCCTGTTCCTGTCTGACAAACTGGACAC CGTGCAGAAGCAGTACGAGGAGGAGAGGTTGCAGAGGCTGGTACAGGAGGAGGCTGTGAAGTTTCTATGGAAAGAG AGACACATCCTAAATGCTGCATGTCCTCCTTCCAGCTTCAGTCCATGCAGCAGTGGAAGCAGTCAGTGGAGCAGACGTTGGCAGCCGTTTCTCAGATCTCACCTCCTGTTCTTCGTGAAGCAGCCCTGCCCACCGTCGCCACAAACCCACCAAACACCGGCGTCTCCTTCCCAGACTCCGGCTTCGAGTCAACCAGCGACCACCAGGCAGCTCGGGAGGACAGCTTCCTGA
- the cep97 gene encoding centrosomal protein of 97 kDa isoform X1, producing MGVSDLQGDINDGALVDLSDKGMQKLDPSITCSEDTHTLILDRNNIMKLDHLERCPSLQQLSAANNRLVRMMGVSRLTELRVLNLPNNSIGYIEGLRDLPHLKWLNLSGNNIKVVEQLNSCASLQHLDLSDNNISTIGDLTKLAALKTLLLHGNSVTTLRTVPAHLPAHLSILSLAENEIRDLNEVSYLAPLRDLEQLSIMSNPCVMATPSLPAFDYRPYVTSWCLNLKVLDGYVVTQKEGLKAEWLYSQGKGRSYRPGQHVQLVQYLATVCPLTASPALETAEDAKLEKILNKQRFHQRQLLEETRGGCPSPPRPTQLDVERNSPSQCGAQEVKTTPTPLPAAAPSVQEKEPVVQFNTWVSCDSPCPSLPALRGPKPAAEHVRLEDVQTDEDKINSSLLSSESTFLPFAPGLEPQTPHSDSEDETETFEPDSLAPKRPSEPKKHSRNKTDKQEREALQEEVVSVAATAAESGVKHCTSQVESKVSSDFGKAEVKEAPLQRDVGLCVSKSSSMDADKAAVKIQSCWRGHYARCFHPAAREVRGEIRLRRMQEHILFLSDKLDTVQKQYEEERLQRLVQEEAVKFLWKELQSMQQWKQSVEQTLAAVSQISPPVLREAALPTVATNPPNTGVSFPDSGFESTSDHQAAREDSFLSSGTADSLKTVRALSPVRGGLAAGSDTADSADCSLLEEYLSSVQQREEEAEEAISDRTETPQLSSPASPSRTNNSPTTQKETETRPDSV from the exons ATGGGCGTATCGGACTTACAGGGTGATATAAATGACG GGGCTTTGGTGGATCTTTCAGATAAAGGCATGCAGAAGCTGGACCCCAGTATCACGTGCTCCgaggacacacacactctcatctTGGACCGGAACAACATCATGAAGCTGGACCACCTGGAGCGATGCCCCAGCCTTCAGCAG CTTTCCGCAGCCAATAACCGTCTGGTGAGAATGATGGGGGTGTCCCGGCTGACGGAGCTGAGAGTGCTCAATCTCCCCAATAACAGCATCGGCTACATCGAAGGGCTGCGAGACCTACCTCATCTGAAGTGGCTCAACCTGTCCGGAAACAACATAAAA GTCGTTGAGCAGCTGAACAGCTGTGCATCGCTCCAGCACTTGGACCTGTCTGACAACAACATATCTACCATCGGTGACCTGACTAAACTGGCGGCGTTAAAG ACACTTTTACTCCATGGAAACAGCGTTACAACACTCCGCACTGTTCCTGCTCATCTTCCTGCTCATTTATCCATCCTCTCCCTGGCAGAAAATGAAATAAGGGATCTCAATGAA GTGTCGTATCTGGCGCCTCTTCGGGACCTGGAGCAGCTGTCCATCATGTCCAACCCTTGCGTCATGGCGACGCCCTCACTGCCGGCTTTTGACTATCGACCGTACGTCACGAGTTGGTGCCTGAACCTGAAGGTCCTCGATGGCTATGTGGTGACGCAAAAGGAAGG CCTCAAAGCAGAGTGGCTCTACAGTCAGGGCAAAGGTCGCTCGTACCGACCCGGGCAGCACGTTCAGCTGGTTCAGTACTTGGCCACCGTTTGCCCCCTGACCGCATCTCCAGCCCTGGAGACGGCAGAAGACGCCAAACTAGAGAAGATCCTCAATAAGCAGAG GTTTCATCAACGCCAGCTGTTAGAGGAGACACGAGGAGGCTGTCCCAGTCCTCCTCGGCCAACTCAGCTGGATGTTGAAAGGAACAGTCCCTCTCAGTGTGGAGCCCAGGAGGTGAAAACAACACCTACACCTTTACCAGCCGCTGCTCCATCTGTCCAGGAGAAGG AACCGGTCGTGCAGTTTAACACCTGGGTGAGCTGCGATTCCCCTTGCCCGTCGCTGCCGGCGCTTCGCGGCCCGAAGCCTGCAGCCGAGCACGTTCGCTTGGAGGACGTGCAGACTGACGAGGACAAAATCAACAGCAGCTTGCTTTCCTCGGAGTCCACCTTTCTCCCGTTCGCACCGGGTTTGGAGCCACAGACGCCCCACTCCGACAGCGAAGACGAGACGGAGACGTTTGAACCCGATTCCCTGGCTCCGAAGCGTCCGTCGGAGCCCAAAAAGCACAGCAGAAATAAGACAGATAAACAAGAGAGGGAGGCTCTTCAAGAGGAGGTTGTTTCTGTTGCCGCCACAGCAGCTGAATCAGGGGTCAAGCATTGCACGTCACAAGTCGAGTCAAAAGTGTCCTCCGACTTTGGTAAAGCAGAAGTGAAAGAAGCTCCTCTGCAGCGAGATGTGGGCCTGTGTGTCAGCAAGTCAAGTTCGATGGACGCAGACAAGGCAGCTGTTAAAATCCAGTCCTGCTGGAGGGGGCACTACGCCCGATGTTTTCACCCCGCAGCCAGAGAGGTGCGCGGTGAAATCCGCCTGCGCAGGATGCAGGAACACATCCTGTTCCTGTCTGACAAACTGGACAC CGTGCAGAAGCAGTACGAGGAGGAGAGGTTGCAGAGGCTGGTACAGGAGGAGGCTGTGAAGTTTCTATGGAAAGAG CTTCAGTCCATGCAGCAGTGGAAGCAGTCAGTGGAGCAGACGTTGGCAGCCGTTTCTCAGATCTCACCTCCTGTTCTTCGTGAAGCAGCCCTGCCCACCGTCGCCACAAACCCACCAAACACCGGCGTCTCCTTCCCAGACTCCGGCTTCGAGTCAACCAGCGACCACCAGGCAGCTCGGGAGGACAGCTTCCTGAGCAGCGGGACGGCCGACTCGCTGAAGACGGTGCGAGCTCTGAGCCCCGTTCGGGGCGGCCTCGCCGCTGGGAGTGACACGGCGGACAGCGCGGACTGCAGCCTGTTGGAGGAGTACCTGTCCTCCGTacagcagagggaggaggaggctgaggaggcGATAAGCGACCGAACGGAAACGCCACAGCTCTCGTCACCAGCGTCACCCAGCCGGACCAACAACTCCCCAACGACAcagaaggagacagaaacacgTCCCGACTCTGTCTGA
- the nxpe3 gene encoding NXPE family member 3, which yields MCRNLSKYGVFFLFLALSGFIFLLRNIHTVENWNCHTVSSLYQLQSRIQSSFLTVHLPTFSRNRTFCAHLGQKASPEDELEERYLLDSIEWPGPAPRPAPLSLRQTSDPAHSLFTIVPNRRWREWRLGDQLEALVQIHDFQGRPKRYGGDFLLARLHSPELGAAVAGTVVDHRNGIYSALFPLLWVGPARVEVTLVHSSEAVAVLKQLREERPDRVFFKSLFRLGFLSETTVCNMCLPSDQQPLCNYTDLYTGEPWYCYKPKMLSCDNRINHAKGGYLKHLLTNKEALLFQSGVNIKVQIPASGADGVDVLPQEGVAQEENDTLKPEHFQFAPSGYYYEDSWRPLGGVGMRRFVDPSAIALCLRNKVVNMYGDSTVRQWFEYLIAAVPELKELNLHSPKNVGPFMAVDIPHNIILKYRCHGPPIRFSTVLSSELRYVSNELDGLSGGPNTVVVLSIWAHFSTFPVEVYIRRLRHVRRSVVRLLGRAPGTLVVVRSANLQALDQEVSLYNSDWFSLQLDAVLKAMFKGLNVLMVDAWEMSSAHHLPHALHPPPAIVRNMVDMVLSYVCPEKKRNPT from the exons ATGTGCCGAAATCTGTCCAAATATGGcgtcttcttcctcttcctagCGCTGTCGGGCTTCATCTTCCTGCTGCGCAACATCCACACTGTGGAG AACTGGAACTGCCACACGGTTTCATCCCTCTACCAGCTCCAGAGCAGGATCCAGTCCTCCTTCCTGACGGTACATCTTCCCACCTTCAGCCGCAACCGCACCTTCTGCGCCCACCTGGGCCAGAAGGCCTCCCCCGAGGATGAGCTGGAGGAGCGCTACCTGCTGGACTCCATCGAGTGGCCGGGCCCCGCGCCCCGCCCGGCGCCGCTCAGCCTGCGCCAGACCAGCGACCCAGCCCACAGCCTGTTCACCATCGTTCCCAACAGGAGGTGGAGGGAGTGGCGCCTGGGCGACCAGCTCGAGGCCCTCGTCCAGATCCACGACTTCCAGGGCCGCCCGAAGCGCTACGGCGGGGACTTCCTCCTCGCCAGGCTGCACTCCCCGGAGCTCGGGGCGGCCGTAGCCGGGACGGTGGTGGACCACAGGAACGGCATCTACTCGGCGTTGTTCCCGCTGCTCTGGGTGGGACCCGCGCGGGTGGAGGTGACACTGGTGCACTCCAGCGAGGCCGTCGCCGTGCTGAAGCAGCTGCGGGAGGAGCGGCCCGATCGGGTGTTCTTTAAGAGCCTGTTCCGCCTCGGCTTCCTGTCCGAGACCACCGTGTGCAACATGTGCTTGCCCTCCGACCAGCAGCCTCTGTGCAACTACACCGACCTGTACACGGGGGAGCCCTGGTACTGCTACAAGCCCAAGATGCTGAGCTGCGACAACAGAATTAATCACGCCAAAGGCGGCTACTTGAAGCACCTCCTCACCAACAAGGAGGCGCTGCTCTTCCAGAG CGGCGTTAACATCAAAGTTCAAATCCCGGCCTCCGGCGCCGACGGCGTGGACGTGCTGCCACAGGAAG GTGTAGCTCAGGAGGAAAACGACACCCTGAAACcagaacattttcagtttgcGCCCTCCGGGTATTATTACGAGGACTCGTGGAGGCCGCTGGGCGGCGTGGGGATGCGCCGCTTCGTCGACCCGTCAGCCATTGCTCTGTGTTTGAGGAACAAGGTGGTCAACATGTACGGAGACTCGACGGTCCGACAGTGGTTTGAGTACCTCATCGCTGCTGTGCCAG AGCTGAAGGAGTTAAACCTACACAGCCCTAAAAACGTCGGGCCCTTCATGGCGGTGGACATCCCCCATAATATTATCTTGAAGTACCGCTGCCACGGCCCCCCCATCCGTTTCTCCACCGTCCTGTCCAGCGAGCTGCGGTACGTCTCCAACGAGCTGGACGGCCTCTCCGGGGGCCCCAACACGGTGGTGGTCCTCAGCATCTGGGCTCACTTCAGCACCTTCCCCGTGGAGGTGTACATCCGGCGGCTGCGCCACGTCCGCCGGTCGGTGGTGAGGCTGCTGGGCCGGGCGCCGGGGACGCTGGTGGTGGTCCGCTCGGCCAACCTCCAGGCTCTGGATCAGGAGGTGAGCCTGTACAACAGCGACTGGTTCTCCCTGCAGCTGGACGCCGTGCTGAAGGCCATGTTCAAGGGGCTGAACGTCCTGATGGTGGACGCCTGGGAGATGAGCTCGGCGCACCACCTGCCCCACGCCCTCCACCCGCCCCCGGCCATCGTCAGGAACATGGTGGACATGGTTCTGTCCTACGTTTGCCCAGAGAAGAAAAGGAACCCGACGTAG